A genomic segment from Lujinxingia sediminis encodes:
- the aroC gene encoding chorismate synthase, with the protein MFANTFGTYLRLTTFGESHGPAMGAVIDGMPAGVDFDLATHLQPHLDRRRPGQSNITTARSEADRAELLSGVFDGKTLGTPICVVVHNTDQRSRDYDPNYFRPGHADRTWQEKFGHRDHRGGGRASGRETLCRVIGGAFAARLLPSQTRVVAFTHQIGQHIAQSIPEDLTSEFVDQHPTRCPDLNVADRISRELVECKAQGDSRGGVIELRIDRCPIGLGEPVFAKLKARLADAMMGIGAVVGVSLGDAPAAASARGVDFHTGIPGDGPAAGISPAASGIQGGISNGQRITLRVVFKPASTIGSMAREGRHDPCIVPRAVPVVEAMANLVLADLLLASRLNQHLIP; encoded by the coding sequence ATGTTTGCAAACACTTTCGGCACCTACCTTCGACTGACCACCTTCGGCGAATCCCACGGCCCCGCCATGGGCGCCGTCATCGACGGCATGCCCGCCGGTGTCGACTTCGACCTCGCCACGCACCTTCAACCCCACCTTGATCGCCGACGTCCCGGCCAGTCCAACATCACCACCGCACGCTCCGAAGCCGATCGCGCCGAACTTCTCAGCGGCGTCTTCGACGGCAAAACCCTCGGAACCCCCATCTGCGTTGTCGTCCACAACACCGACCAGCGCTCCCGCGACTACGACCCCAACTACTTCCGCCCCGGCCACGCCGATCGCACCTGGCAGGAGAAGTTCGGACACCGCGACCACCGCGGCGGAGGCCGCGCCTCCGGCCGAGAAACACTCTGCCGCGTCATCGGCGGCGCCTTCGCCGCTCGCCTCCTCCCCTCGCAAACTCGCGTCGTCGCCTTTACCCATCAAATCGGCCAGCACATCGCCCAATCCATCCCCGAAGACCTCACCTCCGAGTTCGTCGACCAGCACCCCACTCGCTGCCCCGATCTCAACGTCGCCGATCGAATCTCCCGAGAGCTCGTCGAGTGCAAAGCTCAGGGCGACTCCCGCGGTGGCGTCATTGAGCTTCGCATCGACCGCTGCCCCATCGGTCTCGGCGAACCCGTCTTCGCCAAACTAAAAGCCCGACTGGCCGACGCTATGATGGGCATCGGCGCGGTCGTCGGTGTCTCCCTGGGCGACGCCCCCGCCGCCGCTTCCGCACGCGGCGTTGACTTCCACACCGGCATCCCCGGCGACGGCCCCGCTGCCGGCATCAGCCCCGCTGCCAGCGGCATCCAGGGGGGCATCTCCAACGGTCAAAGAATCACCCTCCGTGTCGTCTTCAAACCCGCCTCCACCATCGGCTCCATGGCCCGCGAAGGACGCCACGACCCCTGCATCGTCCCCCGCGCTGTCCCCGTCGTCGAAGCCATGGCCAACCTGGTGCTCGCGGACCTACTACTCGCCAGCCGTCTCAACCAACACCTCATCCCCTGA
- a CDS encoding shikimate kinase encodes MCPSRPTRPKTLSAPPVLLVGHRGVGKSTLGRLAASQLGRPFFDLDDVIARETHTAIADLIFRHIQNFRTVEASTARTLVARPNAPIIAAGAGLNAFPPGAIVIWINRDGWQATVAESTRPRVRPDLSLDDEHRWMSHTREPRWRDAAHLKLSIPLTRTIERAADDLATLIDWISQVPDSPIAARTAIVPLNAGELSRSLHDRALLRLANVELRSDIFPTLPTPTDRLDLNQHTTELLLSLRTPDPLWLLNIPRAAAWDIDLRFLPQTLRQIDALRPHLPASIILSAHPAHPAPADISSLIDGADALMTAFNVSPERVTLKYAPQAPDTASIRAALDARATFDACPHPFAIIPQGLRAAWVRHLLASTNALHYLPVGLAERNPAHPSALDLQNLLPTLTTPTPTSFDALIGEPVAQSQGDLWHRRAALRSDCNEDHPRGYLKIPTPTEALPDTLALLHHLNIRGISVTSPLKRHVAHHIAADDDALNTLRRTSHGWIGTDTDHIGMRASLQALIDAGVTPGPTLIFGQGGVSPALLRALEDSDFQLVAHISARAGWKSAPADLPHLALIINAAASFAHKAPGPPPPTTAWLDLHYANVQPPPYATMHLGGDAFFDAQALAQRLFWSS; translated from the coding sequence ATGTGCCCCTCACGCCCCACCCGTCCCAAAACCCTATCCGCCCCCCCTGTCCTCCTTGTCGGCCACCGCGGTGTGGGGAAATCCACCCTTGGACGCCTCGCTGCTTCGCAGCTCGGACGCCCCTTCTTCGACCTTGACGACGTCATCGCCCGGGAGACACACACAGCTATCGCTGACCTTATCTTCCGGCACATCCAGAACTTCCGTACCGTCGAGGCGAGCACCGCTCGCACCCTGGTCGCCCGGCCAAACGCTCCGATCATCGCCGCTGGTGCTGGCCTCAACGCCTTCCCTCCCGGTGCCATCGTCATCTGGATCAACCGCGACGGCTGGCAGGCCACCGTCGCCGAGAGCACTCGCCCCCGCGTCCGCCCCGACCTCTCGCTTGATGACGAACACCGCTGGATGAGTCACACCCGCGAACCCCGTTGGCGCGACGCCGCACACCTCAAACTGAGCATCCCCCTCACCCGCACGATCGAGCGGGCCGCCGACGACCTCGCGACCCTCATCGACTGGATCTCACAGGTCCCCGACTCCCCGATCGCCGCGCGCACTGCCATCGTCCCCCTCAACGCCGGCGAGCTCTCCCGCTCCCTCCACGATCGCGCCCTGCTGCGCCTGGCAAACGTCGAGTTGCGTAGCGATATCTTCCCCACGCTCCCCACTCCGACAGACCGCCTCGACTTAAACCAACACACCACCGAGCTCCTGCTCTCCCTCCGAACTCCCGACCCGCTCTGGCTCCTCAACATCCCCCGAGCCGCTGCCTGGGACATCGACCTGCGCTTCCTTCCGCAAACATTGCGCCAGATCGATGCGCTTCGCCCCCACCTCCCCGCCTCAATCATCCTCTCCGCGCATCCCGCCCACCCCGCTCCGGCCGACATCTCCTCCCTCATCGACGGCGCCGACGCGCTGATGACCGCTTTCAACGTCTCCCCGGAGCGCGTGACCCTCAAATACGCGCCGCAGGCTCCCGACACTGCCTCCATCCGCGCCGCTCTAGACGCTCGCGCCACGTTCGACGCCTGCCCACACCCTTTCGCGATCATCCCCCAGGGCCTCCGCGCTGCCTGGGTCCGCCACCTCTTAGCCTCAACCAACGCGCTTCACTACCTCCCCGTCGGACTCGCCGAACGCAACCCCGCGCATCCCTCCGCCCTTGATCTCCAAAACCTGCTGCCCACCCTTACAACCCCCACCCCCACATCCTTCGACGCCCTCATCGGCGAACCCGTCGCGCAGAGCCAGGGCGACCTCTGGCACCGCCGCGCCGCGCTGCGCTCCGACTGCAACGAGGACCACCCCAGGGGCTACCTCAAAATTCCCACTCCGACCGAGGCTCTCCCTGACACCCTTGCGCTCCTCCATCACCTCAACATCCGCGGAATCTCCGTGACATCCCCTCTCAAACGCCACGTCGCTCACCATATCGCCGCCGACGACGATGCCCTCAACACCCTGCGTCGCACATCTCACGGCTGGATCGGCACCGACACCGACCACATCGGCATGCGCGCATCCTTGCAGGCCCTCATCGACGCTGGCGTCACACCGGGCCCCACCTTGATCTTCGGCCAGGGAGGGGTCAGCCCCGCACTGCTCCGCGCTCTCGAAGACTCCGACTTCCAGCTCGTCGCACACATCTCCGCCCGCGCCGGCTGGAAGAGCGCCCCGGCTGACCTCCCGCACCTTGCTCTCATCATCAATGCCGCCGCTTCCTTCGCTCACAAGGCGCCCGGCCCCCCTCCCCCCACCACGGCCTGGCTGGACCTCCACTACGCCAACGTGCAACCTCCCCCATACGCCACCATGCACCTCGGCGGCGACGCGTTCTTTGACGCCCAGGCCCTGGCCCAACGTCTCTTCTGGAGCAGCTGA
- a CDS encoding OmpA family protein: MTTKERALGALIAIAMMTSSSASAQGLPSAEDMWNEAPPAESSEEVDERVGQEAPVEEEAGSAAASGEVEAEEVGAEAEVEAAEGVSDDASAEGESGETDEVLGEKSETAFVERERISPVMNLEGAPGFHGVASAISPGALMFQVGFLGEASGGSNVIRLNDENRTLSGNVAVSGQIVENFGFNFRMQARNNINTFGRPQAMLSQGDLSAGVIGRYEVSPGVWLGGDLNLFMPAGFGGVGLSASSLSLRPRFLASFDIGQMSQQQGGGDVPVVGHFNVGYRFDQSENLVPEGVQLDRVERFAYGISAYDLVEFGIGAEVPLPYVTPFVGYQLAVPVNGRGGVCEADRALACVSDIGGGAFPQKISVGLKAEPLENLGLHAGVDLGLTSSDAEGLPVTLPYNVIFGMSWNIDTSGPTIIIEEREVEKVVEVEPTLGYVIGSVVNAESGEAVGDARIYYTNRELAGQLSGTESGVFRSYGFEPGEALELRVVHPHYEEASASYTVVEGEGELEVKLTPLPRQAWVRGQVTDAEGGPLANATVRLSGEDEPIQVTTDEEGRFEAELQSGAYTVAAQAEGYLTAGQDVSLEPDAELQMVLSLSEAGEQLVELSEEEIRINERIYFETGAATILERSFNVLNQVAAVLLENPQIERVQIEGHTDDVGDSEFNMELSQARAEEVRNYLLARGIRVERLGAKGFGSERPLVPNTSNRNRSLNRRVEFKIPSTQE; encoded by the coding sequence ATGACAACGAAAGAACGCGCGCTCGGCGCGCTTATTGCGATCGCGATGATGACCTCCTCCTCGGCTTCTGCTCAAGGGCTCCCGAGTGCGGAGGATATGTGGAATGAAGCGCCGCCGGCGGAGTCGTCTGAGGAGGTTGATGAGCGGGTGGGGCAGGAGGCTCCCGTGGAAGAGGAGGCCGGTTCGGCGGCGGCGTCGGGCGAGGTTGAAGCCGAGGAGGTCGGTGCTGAGGCTGAGGTCGAGGCTGCCGAAGGCGTCTCGGACGATGCGAGCGCGGAAGGGGAGTCCGGGGAGACGGACGAGGTTTTGGGGGAGAAGAGCGAGACGGCGTTTGTCGAGCGCGAGCGCATTTCTCCGGTCATGAATCTGGAGGGGGCGCCGGGCTTTCATGGGGTCGCGTCGGCGATTAGTCCCGGGGCGTTGATGTTCCAGGTGGGTTTTCTGGGGGAGGCGTCTGGCGGATCGAACGTGATCCGGTTGAATGATGAGAACCGTACGCTGAGCGGGAACGTGGCGGTGAGCGGTCAGATCGTGGAGAACTTCGGATTTAACTTCCGGATGCAGGCGCGCAACAACATCAATACGTTTGGGCGGCCGCAGGCGATGCTCTCGCAGGGGGATTTGAGCGCGGGTGTGATCGGGCGCTACGAGGTGTCGCCGGGGGTGTGGCTTGGCGGTGATTTGAACCTCTTTATGCCCGCGGGCTTTGGTGGGGTGGGGCTGTCGGCTTCCTCGCTGAGCCTGCGTCCGCGCTTTCTGGCGAGCTTCGATATCGGACAGATGAGCCAGCAGCAAGGTGGGGGCGATGTTCCGGTGGTGGGGCATTTCAACGTGGGCTATCGCTTTGACCAGAGCGAGAACCTTGTGCCGGAGGGCGTGCAACTCGATCGGGTAGAGCGCTTCGCGTACGGGATCTCGGCGTATGATCTGGTGGAGTTTGGGATTGGTGCGGAGGTTCCGCTGCCTTACGTGACTCCCTTTGTGGGGTATCAGCTGGCAGTACCGGTTAACGGGCGTGGCGGGGTGTGCGAAGCGGACCGGGCGCTTGCGTGCGTGTCGGATATTGGTGGCGGGGCGTTCCCCCAGAAGATCAGCGTGGGCTTGAAAGCGGAGCCGCTGGAGAATCTCGGTTTGCACGCCGGGGTGGATCTGGGGCTGACGAGTTCGGATGCGGAAGGGCTTCCGGTGACGCTGCCTTATAACGTGATCTTCGGGATGAGCTGGAACATCGATACGAGCGGTCCCACGATCATCATTGAAGAGCGCGAGGTTGAGAAGGTTGTCGAGGTGGAGCCGACCCTGGGCTACGTGATCGGCAGTGTGGTCAACGCCGAGAGTGGGGAGGCGGTTGGTGACGCGCGCATTTATTACACCAACCGGGAGCTCGCCGGTCAGCTCAGCGGGACGGAGAGCGGTGTGTTCCGCTCCTACGGTTTTGAGCCCGGAGAGGCGCTGGAGCTGCGCGTGGTGCACCCGCACTACGAGGAGGCGTCCGCGAGCTATACGGTGGTCGAGGGTGAGGGAGAGCTGGAGGTGAAGCTGACTCCGCTTCCGCGTCAGGCGTGGGTGCGCGGGCAGGTGACGGATGCCGAGGGGGGCCCGCTGGCGAATGCCACGGTACGTTTGAGCGGTGAGGATGAGCCCATTCAGGTTACGACGGATGAGGAGGGGCGCTTTGAGGCGGAGCTTCAATCCGGGGCGTATACCGTAGCCGCGCAGGCGGAAGGGTATCTGACCGCGGGTCAGGACGTGAGCCTTGAGCCGGATGCGGAATTGCAGATGGTGCTTTCGCTTTCGGAAGCTGGTGAGCAGCTGGTTGAGCTGAGTGAGGAAGAGATTCGCATCAACGAGCGGATCTATTTTGAGACCGGGGCGGCGACGATTCTGGAGCGTTCGTTCAACGTGCTTAATCAGGTTGCGGCGGTGTTGTTAGAGAACCCGCAGATCGAGCGAGTTCAGATTGAGGGCCACACCGACGATGTGGGAGACAGTGAGTTCAACATGGAGCTGTCGCAGGCCCGTGCTGAAGAAGTACGAAACTACCTGTTGGCGCGGGGGATTCGTGTGGAGCGTCTCGGGGCGAAAGGGTTCGGCTCGGAGCGTCCGCTGGTTCCGAACACGTCCAACCGTAACCGCAGTTTGAATCGCCGGGTTGAGTTCAAGATCCCGAGCACCCAGGAGTAA
- the radA gene encoding DNA repair protein RadA: MAKARTLYVCSSCGYESPKWMGKCPGCEDWNTLEEEVRERPSASEQAAAGKRAGYGAEGGSKPVRLSDVVTEKGERIFSGVEELDRVLGGGFVRGGVVLLGGDPGIGKSTLSLQVAGILAEQGLDVLYVSGEESMGQIKMRGARLSVEVGQVQVVGETSLERVEALLEEHKPDLLVLDSIQTLATERLTSSPGSVAQLREVTGTLTQLAKGLQMPTILVGHVTKEGAIAGPKVLEHMVDTVLYFEGQAGSNFRILRAVKNRYGSTNEIGVFEMRGDGLHGVENPSAMFLAERPLGAPGSAVVPVVEGTRPLLVEVQALVSSNTYGPPRITAIGVDQGRVMLLLNIIEKRAGLKVGGHDVFVNVAGGVKVVEPAADLGIALAIVSSFRNRALPQDTVTFGELGLTGEVRAVSQAVGRLVEAKKLGFKRALSPRGNAPGIETFVDAHAGALGELKVETARTLGDALRSARLVESVEEG, translated from the coding sequence ATGGCGAAAGCGCGCACCCTGTATGTCTGTAGCAGCTGTGGGTATGAGTCGCCCAAGTGGATGGGAAAGTGCCCGGGTTGTGAAGACTGGAACACGTTGGAAGAAGAGGTGCGCGAGCGGCCATCGGCCAGCGAGCAGGCCGCAGCCGGTAAGCGGGCGGGGTACGGAGCGGAGGGGGGCTCAAAACCGGTGCGTCTTTCGGATGTTGTGACCGAGAAGGGCGAGCGAATCTTCAGCGGTGTTGAGGAGCTGGATCGGGTGCTGGGCGGGGGCTTTGTGCGTGGGGGTGTGGTGCTTCTGGGGGGGGATCCGGGTATCGGGAAGTCGACGCTGTCGCTGCAGGTCGCCGGGATTTTGGCGGAGCAGGGGCTTGATGTGCTTTATGTCTCCGGAGAGGAGAGCATGGGGCAGATTAAGATGCGGGGGGCGCGTCTGAGTGTGGAGGTGGGCCAGGTTCAAGTGGTGGGGGAGACGAGTCTGGAGAGGGTGGAAGCGTTACTGGAGGAGCATAAGCCAGACTTGCTGGTGCTTGATTCGATTCAGACGCTGGCAACGGAGAGGTTGACGTCGTCGCCCGGGAGTGTGGCGCAGCTACGGGAGGTGACCGGCACATTGACGCAGCTGGCGAAGGGGTTGCAGATGCCCACGATCCTGGTGGGGCATGTGACTAAGGAGGGGGCGATCGCCGGGCCGAAGGTCCTTGAGCATATGGTGGATACGGTGCTCTATTTTGAGGGTCAGGCCGGGTCAAATTTTCGGATCTTAAGGGCAGTGAAGAACCGCTATGGCTCGACCAACGAGATCGGCGTGTTCGAGATGCGGGGGGACGGGTTGCATGGGGTGGAGAACCCGTCGGCGATGTTTCTGGCGGAGCGACCGCTCGGAGCGCCGGGGAGCGCGGTGGTGCCGGTTGTGGAGGGCACGCGGCCCTTGCTGGTGGAGGTGCAGGCGCTGGTCAGTTCCAACACCTACGGGCCGCCGCGGATCACAGCGATCGGGGTGGATCAGGGGCGAGTGATGCTCTTGCTCAATATCATTGAGAAGCGCGCCGGGCTGAAGGTGGGGGGACACGATGTGTTTGTGAATGTGGCCGGGGGTGTGAAGGTGGTGGAGCCGGCGGCGGACCTCGGGATCGCGTTGGCGATCGTGTCGAGCTTTCGCAACCGCGCGTTGCCGCAGGATACGGTGACGTTTGGAGAGTTGGGGTTGACCGGGGAGGTCCGGGCGGTGAGCCAGGCGGTAGGGCGTCTGGTGGAGGCGAAGAAGCTGGGGTTCAAACGCGCGCTGAGCCCCCGGGGCAACGCCCCGGGGATCGAGACTTTTGTGGATGCGCATGCCGGGGCGTTGGGCGAGCTTAAGGTGGAGACTGCCCGGACTCTTGGTGATGCGCTGCGTTCGGCGCGTCTTGTGGAGAGCGTCGAAGAGGGGTGA
- a CDS encoding high-potential iron-sulfur protein, translating into MSEKTLLNRRQFLERAAILGALATGAGTFLAACEPSGQSQATGSTRKGQAGTEASAVSCDDTSGLNEAQIATRTTNGYVEKTSKPDQRCDNCALYTKPEAGADCGGCTVVAGPINPGGWCRIWAPAA; encoded by the coding sequence ATGAGTGAGAAGACCCTGTTGAATCGCCGCCAGTTCCTCGAACGCGCCGCCATCCTCGGTGCCCTCGCCACCGGGGCCGGCACCTTCCTCGCTGCCTGCGAACCTTCCGGACAATCCCAGGCCACCGGCTCCACCCGCAAGGGACAGGCCGGCACCGAGGCTTCAGCCGTCAGCTGCGACGACACCTCCGGTCTCAACGAGGCACAGATCGCCACGCGTACCACCAACGGCTACGTCGAGAAGACCTCCAAACCCGACCAGCGCTGCGACAACTGCGCCCTCTACACCAAACCCGAAGCTGGCGCCGACTGCGGCGGCTGCACCGTCGTCGCCGGACCGATCAACCCCGGCGGTTGGTGCCGTATCTGGGCCCCCGCAGCCTGA
- a CDS encoding response regulator — protein sequence MMSEERTLLIVDDNEIFRERLARAFRDRTFEVRVADGHAQAITLAGEESPEWAVVDMKMPGKSGLEVVRDLKSIDPQTKIVVLTGYGSIATAIDAVRLGAINYLQKPADADDIIAAFERGEQPPMSGADHDYQAPSLARAEWEHIQRVLADCGGNISEAARRLDIHRRTLQRKLDKYPPRE from the coding sequence ATGATGAGCGAAGAGCGCACTCTCCTGATCGTCGACGACAACGAGATCTTTCGCGAGCGCCTCGCTCGCGCCTTTCGGGACCGCACCTTTGAGGTCCGCGTGGCCGACGGACACGCCCAGGCCATTACCCTCGCCGGTGAAGAAAGCCCCGAATGGGCCGTCGTCGATATGAAGATGCCCGGAAAAAGCGGCCTCGAAGTCGTCCGCGACCTTAAATCCATCGACCCCCAGACCAAAATCGTCGTCCTCACCGGCTATGGCTCCATCGCCACCGCCATCGATGCGGTTCGCCTGGGCGCCATCAACTACCTCCAGAAGCCCGCCGACGCCGATGACATCATCGCCGCCTTCGAGCGCGGTGAGCAACCTCCCATGAGCGGTGCAGACCACGACTATCAGGCCCCCTCCCTGGCCCGCGCCGAGTGGGAACACATCCAACGTGTCCTCGCAGACTGCGGCGGCAACATCTCCGAAGCTGCACGCCGCCTCGACATCCACCGCCGCACCTTGCAGCGTAAACTCGACAAGTACCCGCCCCGAGAATAA
- a CDS encoding ATP-binding protein encodes MSTPAPQTSRHAAVEDVHRLNFAWLIRLRWVAIIGQTAVVMVSNAFLDVEFPYPMLSLVLFFEVLSNLALIAWAKTGRPRHKALVALVLLADIAFLTGLLFLTGGAYNPFSLLYFIHIALAALLLRPLWTWAVTAVCISCYIGLYFVYASHHLPWALRPNVASMEVQGKWAAFVVSSAVLAFFINMIQQTLNRREEELHRAREAKMRNERLASLATLAAGAAHEFSTPLSTIALVASELHRGLESQDVPDYFLEDARLIREQVERCREILQQLSADAGESMGELARPARIEELVAQMLRDCRDPTRVRVNLHTERAASISAPISALAQALRGLINNAIDASSPDQPVHLSVFDDGDHIRLSIEDHGSGMPPHVLARVGEPFFTTKPTGRGMGLGVFLARTLVEKIGGNLHIDSHLNRGTSITVLLPASATETLAPYPPPLPRD; translated from the coding sequence ATGAGCACACCCGCCCCACAAACCTCGCGTCACGCCGCCGTTGAAGACGTCCATCGCCTCAACTTTGCCTGGCTGATTCGCCTGCGTTGGGTCGCTATCATCGGTCAGACCGCTGTGGTCATGGTCTCCAACGCCTTCCTCGACGTTGAATTCCCCTACCCCATGCTCTCCCTGGTCCTCTTCTTTGAGGTCCTCTCCAACCTCGCCCTCATAGCCTGGGCAAAAACCGGCCGCCCCCGCCACAAAGCCCTGGTAGCCCTGGTGCTCCTGGCAGACATCGCCTTCCTCACCGGCCTGCTCTTCCTGACCGGCGGAGCCTACAACCCCTTTAGCCTCCTCTACTTCATACACATCGCGCTGGCAGCCCTCCTGCTTCGCCCCCTGTGGACATGGGCCGTGACCGCTGTATGCATCAGCTGCTACATCGGCCTCTACTTCGTCTATGCCTCCCACCACCTTCCCTGGGCACTCCGGCCGAACGTTGCCTCCATGGAAGTCCAGGGAAAATGGGCCGCCTTTGTCGTCTCTTCAGCCGTGCTGGCCTTCTTCATCAACATGATCCAGCAGACCCTCAACCGCCGTGAGGAGGAACTCCACCGCGCCCGCGAGGCGAAGATGCGCAACGAGCGCCTGGCCTCTCTGGCCACCCTGGCCGCCGGCGCCGCCCACGAGTTCTCCACCCCCCTCTCCACCATCGCCCTGGTCGCCAGCGAGCTCCACCGCGGCCTGGAGTCCCAGGACGTCCCCGACTACTTCCTCGAAGACGCTCGCCTCATCCGTGAGCAGGTCGAGCGATGCCGCGAGATCCTCCAACAGCTCTCCGCCGATGCCGGCGAGTCGATGGGGGAGCTGGCGCGCCCCGCTCGCATCGAGGAGCTTGTCGCGCAGATGCTTCGCGACTGCCGTGACCCGACCCGCGTCCGAGTCAACCTTCACACCGAACGCGCCGCCTCCATCAGCGCGCCCATCAGCGCCCTGGCCCAGGCCCTTCGCGGACTTATCAACAACGCCATCGACGCCAGCTCCCCCGACCAACCCGTTCACCTGAGTGTCTTTGATGACGGCGACCACATCCGACTGAGCATCGAAGACCACGGCAGCGGCATGCCGCCTCATGTTCTGGCACGCGTAGGCGAACCCTTCTTTACCACCAAACCCACCGGTCGTGGCATGGGCCTGGGCGTCTTCCTCGCGCGCACGCTCGTCGAGAAAATCGGTGGCAACCTCCATATCGACTCCCATCTCAACCGTGGCACATCCATCACCGTCCTCCTGCCCGCCAGCGCCACCGAGACCCTGGCACCCTACCCACCCCCACTTCCGCGAGACTGA
- a CDS encoding HD domain-containing phosphohydrolase, whose product MQPVTDAMNPHILSLTVLSGPDAGLTRSFQQERVQLGRDRRNDFVLSDGFVSNRHGEFSLEGSTLVYRDLCSRHGSTVMIEQVSMRLHDKDKETQVRLQNGAEVQLGSSLIRVDLARAPGGAQDDTGLHPEPELTEAASASGERFITTAHQPVQTIHRRLQSSDQRMAVLFRLAGQLNGLTALDEVLNLIVDAVFDAFPAANFFAVTLASDPETVVETAPMMTRVRGDKPLPGDEEAPILSSSILKRVAQTRESVLFVKDSLGADISQSIIDAQITACLCAPLVGQQSLLGVMQVDTRGRGSLFSKHDLELFNILASNAAFAIERARLTESIVEMFEGFVAASVDAIEARDPITAGHSERVASYTLALAETVNEIETGRLGEIHFQHGELTELRYAALLHDFGKIAVSESVLQKGARLPPEQMRLIGQRFATVRELAYRQWLRAYAEELERGDARPDGRGLARIDGRFEAFSAELEETFEWLGYVATKGFVEKEEIARVREVAARTYVDHHGRVQPYLTTFEAENLCIQRGTLNEAEWVEMRSHAALSEKYLSRIPWSSELSRVPCIAGAHHEKLDGTGYPRGLGAEKILPQVRMLTIADIFDALTASDRPYRKAATVERALQILGMEAGDEKLDRDLVDLFGARVIPRISHIIPGGGRS is encoded by the coding sequence ATGCAGCCAGTTACAGACGCCATGAACCCACATATTCTCAGCCTGACGGTACTGAGCGGTCCGGATGCCGGGCTCACGCGGAGCTTTCAGCAGGAGCGTGTGCAGTTGGGGCGGGATCGTCGCAATGATTTTGTGCTCAGCGATGGGTTCGTATCGAACCGTCATGGTGAGTTTTCGTTGGAGGGGAGCACGCTGGTCTATCGGGACCTGTGTAGCAGGCATGGCTCGACGGTGATGATCGAGCAGGTTTCGATGCGTCTGCACGACAAAGATAAGGAGACGCAGGTTCGGCTGCAGAACGGGGCGGAGGTGCAGCTCGGGTCGAGTTTGATCCGGGTGGATCTGGCACGTGCGCCCGGGGGAGCTCAGGATGATACCGGGTTGCATCCAGAGCCGGAACTCACGGAGGCTGCGAGCGCCAGCGGGGAGAGGTTTATCACGACCGCGCACCAGCCGGTGCAGACGATTCATCGTCGATTGCAGAGCTCTGACCAGCGTATGGCAGTGCTCTTCAGGCTTGCGGGGCAGCTCAACGGGCTGACGGCGCTGGATGAGGTGCTGAATCTGATTGTGGACGCGGTCTTCGACGCGTTTCCGGCGGCGAACTTCTTTGCGGTGACGTTGGCCAGCGATCCTGAGACGGTGGTAGAGACGGCGCCGATGATGACCCGGGTGCGGGGGGATAAGCCGCTGCCAGGGGATGAAGAAGCGCCGATTTTGAGCAGCAGCATTCTCAAGCGGGTGGCGCAGACGCGGGAGAGCGTGCTCTTTGTTAAGGATTCGCTGGGGGCGGATATCTCGCAGAGCATCATCGATGCGCAGATCACCGCGTGTTTATGTGCGCCTCTGGTCGGTCAGCAGTCGTTGCTGGGGGTGATGCAGGTCGATACGCGGGGGCGAGGTAGTCTGTTTTCGAAGCATGACCTGGAGCTCTTTAATATTCTGGCGTCGAATGCGGCGTTTGCGATTGAGCGGGCGCGGCTGACCGAGAGCATCGTGGAGATGTTCGAGGGATTTGTAGCCGCGAGCGTGGACGCGATTGAGGCGCGCGACCCGATTACGGCCGGTCACTCCGAGCGGGTGGCGAGCTATACGCTGGCGTTGGCCGAAACGGTCAATGAGATTGAGACGGGGCGGTTGGGGGAGATTCATTTTCAGCATGGTGAGTTGACCGAGCTGCGTTATGCGGCGCTGCTTCATGATTTTGGGAAGATCGCGGTCAGCGAGTCGGTGCTGCAGAAGGGGGCCAGGCTGCCGCCGGAGCAGATGCGCCTGATCGGGCAGCGTTTTGCGACGGTTCGGGAGCTTGCCTATCGCCAGTGGCTGCGTGCATATGCCGAAGAGTTAGAGCGGGGCGACGCGAGGCCAGATGGTCGCGGGCTGGCGCGGATTGACGGGAGGTTTGAGGCGTTCAGCGCGGAACTTGAGGAGACCTTTGAGTGGCTGGGGTATGTCGCCACGAAAGGGTTTGTGGAGAAGGAAGAGATCGCGCGGGTTCGGGAGGTTGCGGCGCGCACCTACGTGGACCATCACGGGCGGGTTCAGCCTTATCTGACGACTTTTGAGGCGGAGAACCTCTGCATTCAGCGCGGGACGCTCAACGAGGCGGAGTGGGTGGAGATGCGTAGCCACGCCGCGCTCAGTGAGAAGTATCTTTCGAGGATTCCGTGGAGTTCGGAGTTGAGCCGGGTGCCATGCATCGCCGGGGCGCACCATGAGAAGCTCGATGGGACGGGTTACCCCCGAGGGTTGGGGGCGGAGAAGATCTTGCCTCAGGTTCGGATGCTGACGATCGCGGATATTTTTGATGCGCTCACCGCCAGTGACAGGCCGTATCGCAAGGCGGCGACGGTGGAGCGAGCGTTGCAGATTCTGGGGATGGAAGCCGGGGATGAGAAGCTGGACAGGGATCTGGTGGATCTGTTCGGGGCGCGGGTGATCCCGCGGATTTCGCATATCATCCCGGGCGGCGGGCGAAGTTAG